From Paraglaciecola sp. L1A13:
ATTTTCGCTAACTTGGTATTGGCCGACGAGATTAACCGATCACCAGCGAAGGTTCAGTCAGCGCTGCTAGAAGCGATGCAAGAGCGGCAGGTGACAATTGGTGGAACAACTCATTCTTTGCCAAAACCTTTTCTGGTAATGGCGACACAGAATCCAATGGAGCAGGAGGGAACCTACCCCTTGCCAGAGGCTCAGTTAGATCGTTTCCTGTTTAAATTGTTGCTGGATTATCCCACACAGGAAGAAGAGTTGGAGTTGATGCGACGCTGGGGGCAGATGACATCACAACCAGAAGTGACTGCGGTGGCTGATGGAGAGCAACTCCTTGAGTTGCGTAAGCAGGTTGACCAGATGTATATGTCGGAATCGGTTCAGGCTTATATTGTTGAGCTGGTGAGGGCTACACGAGATTTGGCCAAGCAAACTGACAGCGACGCCGAAGCGACGTTATCGTTTGGTGCATCGCCTCGAGCGTCACTAAACCTCTTTCAAGCCAGTAAAGCACTGGCCTGGATTCGCGGTATAGACTTCGTCAATCCCGCTGCCGTGCAAGCCGTTTTCGTGGATGTTATGCGTCACCGTATTGGCTTGAGCTACGAGGCTGAAGCCATGGGTGTCACCACAGATGCGGTATTGAAGGACTTGCTGGATAAAACAGCGGTTCCCGATATGGCTAATTATTAAGGGCTGCACTGATGCCAGTTTCTTCACAACAGTTTGCTGATAACACCTTACCGTTGGCGCCGCGCACTGTATTGCGACGTCTGGAATGGCAGGTACAACATGCTGTCAGTACCGCGTTGAGTGGTAACTATCGATCAGTATTCCGCGGTAAGGGTATGGAATTCGATCAGGTGGTAAAATACCAATGGGGAGATGACATGCGAGATATCGATTGGAACGTGACCGCGCGTTTGGGGGAACCCTATCGCAAAAAGTTTATTGAAGAACGCGAACTGTCCATTATTTTTGTTTTCGAAGATACCCCGGCGCTGCAATTTGGCTCGGGTACTCGTAGCAAGCGAGACGTATTATTGGAGGTCGCCGGGTTGCTAATGTTACTTGGCGCCACTCATCGTGATCGTATCGGTCTGTTTTATTCCTCTCCCCAACATAACTGGTTTCAGCGTCCTCAATCAGGTCGAAAGAGTGCTCTGCGCACTGCAGCAAGACTACTTGGACAGCCGGCCCCAGCATTAGATCGAGAGCCAGAGTCCGATATGCCTTGGCGAATGATTCGCCGAGCTGCCACTAACGGAAGTGTAATTTTATGGTTTGGGGCTTTCTTGCCTGGGGTAATACCTGTGGGATGGCGGGCGCTACAACAGCGTTGTCAAACCATTGGTGTCCGTGCAGACGATGCTTGGGACAGTGCCCTACCGGAAAATACTCGACTTTCTACGTATGATCCGATTGCTGGGCGTATTGTCAATCTCGACACCACATCCCGAGCAACACGCTCTTCGCATGCACACTGGAAGAAATGGCGTGAGTCTTGGTTCGAAAAGTTATTTCCTCTAGTGGATGCGCGTCTAAAGATCGATAGCGAAGCGGATACCTTGAAGGCCTTGGTACATCACTTTCAACAACACCAGGCTGGCGGAAGATGGTAGAGGTTAAATTACCATGACAGAGTGGGTATTTCACGATCCCTATTGGTTGCTGTTACTGCTGCTATTGCCTTTAGCAATTTTGCTGCGCCGTCGTCGGGGCACAGCAGTTTGGGTTGTTCCCGAAGCGGAACAATGGCGCGGGTCTGCCCGCAGCGACGCACCGTCTTGGATGGTCGCCTTAGTCTATGTCGCGTTATTTCTGTTGATAATTGGTATGGCCAGACCTCAACAGGTGGTTCCACAACTCGATTATCGCAAGAAGGGGTATGATCTAATCATTGCGATTGATCTCTCCACAAGTATGTATGCAGAAGACTTCCAGCAGGGCGGGCAAACCGTCAATCGTCTACAGGCTATCAAACCAATTATCTCGGCGTTTATCAATGAGCGGCCAGAAGACCGCATCGGTATCGTTACTTTTGCCGGTCGTGCCTATACCTTTGCTCCTCTTACTTTTGATCACGCCTGGCTGCGTAAACAGGCCGCACGTTTGAGTATCGGATTGATTGAAGACGGCACCGCTATCGGTGATGCTATTGGCGTGTCTCTTAAGCGTCTGCGGCAAGGGCGTAAAACCGAAGGGGCGGGGGGCATCGTGGTTTTGTTAACCGATGGTGCCAGTAACAAGGGAGCCTTAGATCCGCGCCAGGCAGCCTCCCTAGCGGCTGATGAAAAAGTGGCTGTTTATACCATTGGTGCAGGTGCTGAAGGTGATGTACCCATGCCGATCTATGATTATGCGGGTAATCGCGTCGGAAAGGAAATGCGCTCTTCAGAAATCGACACATTACTCTTAAGGGATATCGCAGAAGGTACCGGCGGTCTGTTTTTCCGTGCCACTGATGAAGGTGCCGTGCAGCAGGCGTTTGAACTA
This genomic window contains:
- a CDS encoding VWA domain-containing protein, translated to MTEWVFHDPYWLLLLLLLPLAILLRRRRGTAVWVVPEAEQWRGSARSDAPSWMVALVYVALFLLIIGMARPQQVVPQLDYRKKGYDLIIAIDLSTSMYAEDFQQGGQTVNRLQAIKPIISAFINERPEDRIGIVTFAGRAYTFAPLTFDHAWLRKQAARLSIGLIEDGTAIGDAIGVSLKRLRQGRKTEGAGGIVVLLTDGASNKGALDPRQAASLAADEKVAVYTIGAGAEGDVPMPIYDYAGNRVGKEMRSSEIDTLLLRDIAEGTGGLFFRATDEGAVQQAFELISQDAKVEFDAPPPLINHEQFHVPVLAGLMLLGGAIVGILRRQIGEVVS
- a CDS encoding MoxR family ATPase; translated protein: MGTAGTSWARILDAEVGKAVLGQKQIIERLQIALLTGGHVLLEGMPGLAKTTLINALAKAMGVSFERIQFTPDLLPSDIVGTMVYSTGDGKFTPHLGPIFANLVLADEINRSPAKVQSALLEAMQERQVTIGGTTHSLPKPFLVMATQNPMEQEGTYPLPEAQLDRFLFKLLLDYPTQEEELELMRRWGQMTSQPEVTAVADGEQLLELRKQVDQMYMSESVQAYIVELVRATRDLAKQTDSDAEATLSFGASPRASLNLFQASKALAWIRGIDFVNPAAVQAVFVDVMRHRIGLSYEAEAMGVTTDAVLKDLLDKTAVPDMANY
- a CDS encoding DUF58 domain-containing protein, with protein sequence MPVSSQQFADNTLPLAPRTVLRRLEWQVQHAVSTALSGNYRSVFRGKGMEFDQVVKYQWGDDMRDIDWNVTARLGEPYRKKFIEERELSIIFVFEDTPALQFGSGTRSKRDVLLEVAGLLMLLGATHRDRIGLFYSSPQHNWFQRPQSGRKSALRTAARLLGQPAPALDREPESDMPWRMIRRAATNGSVILWFGAFLPGVIPVGWRALQQRCQTIGVRADDAWDSALPENTRLSTYDPIAGRIVNLDTTSRATRSSHAHWKKWRESWFEKLFPLVDARLKIDSEADTLKALVHHFQQHQAGGRW